In the genome of Hyphobacterium sp. CCMP332, one region contains:
- a CDS encoding phytanoyl-CoA dioxygenase family protein, whose product MKQYDKQSFLEEFNDKGYVIIDNVVDSDFIKRATKELELALKKELEFVGTKDYKFYGYVLSNAKYGGAFLDLLDNKKVTDPMDWVLGENSILYSYTSSSMPPKSGNDSSHVHVDCPIYLDDYILRMGVLIPLVDFTPENGATYYLEGSQKSEQMPDDDEFYKNAQRLTIKAGTAWFFNTRMWHAGGKNNSESWRHAITLNVCRPWMKQYIDTPRLLKDIDLSNVSEKVLQKLGFYSQPPTSYEEYFDPNRKRLFL is encoded by the coding sequence ATGAAACAATATGATAAGCAATCTTTTTTAGAAGAATTTAATGATAAAGGATACGTCATTATTGACAATGTTGTTGATAGTGATTTCATTAAAAGGGCTACAAAAGAGTTAGAACTGGCGCTGAAAAAGGAGTTGGAATTCGTAGGAACTAAAGATTATAAGTTTTACGGTTATGTATTGTCAAATGCCAAATATGGTGGGGCTTTTCTTGATTTGTTGGATAACAAAAAAGTCACAGATCCAATGGATTGGGTGCTAGGTGAGAACTCAATATTATATTCGTATACCTCTTCGTCCATGCCACCCAAATCCGGAAATGATTCGAGTCATGTCCATGTGGATTGCCCTATTTATTTAGATGATTATATTTTACGAATGGGGGTGTTAATTCCATTGGTTGATTTTACTCCTGAAAACGGAGCAACATACTATTTAGAGGGCAGTCAGAAAAGCGAACAAATGCCCGACGATGATGAATTTTATAAGAACGCACAAAGATTGACAATTAAAGCCGGCACAGCTTGGTTTTTTAATACCAGAATGTGGCATGCTGGAGGTAAGAACAATTCTGAATCGTGGAGACATGCTATCACTTTAAATGTTTGTAGACCATGGATGAAACAATATATAGACACCCCGAGATTGCTTAAGGATATCGATTTATCCAATGTTTCAGAAAAAGTATTGCAGAAGCTTGGCTTTTACAGTCAACCTCCTACTTCATATGAAGAATATTTTGACCCAAATAGAAAGAGGTTGTTTTTGTAG
- a CDS encoding WbqC family protein, whose product MKLAIMQPYIFPYLGYFQLINAVDKFIFYDDVNFIKKGWINRNQILINGRVHKFSIPLLEASQNKKINEIEVSSEDKWRKKLLKSIEMAYKKSPFFDKVFPIVVRSINNKETNLSKFIINSLKEVIDYLDLTTAIVYSSKGYNNQDLSGQDRIIDICKKEGCDHYINPINGRLLYDKKRFDNERMKLNFISTGELQYNQYSKDFVPYLSIIDVMMFNKKSIIKDLLEEYELV is encoded by the coding sequence GTGAAGCTAGCAATTATGCAACCTTATATATTCCCCTATTTGGGCTATTTTCAGTTAATCAATGCAGTAGATAAATTTATATTTTATGATGATGTTAATTTCATTAAAAAGGGCTGGATTAATAGAAATCAGATTTTAATAAATGGGCGGGTTCATAAATTTTCTATACCACTTCTCGAGGCTAGTCAAAATAAGAAAATCAATGAAATAGAAGTGTCTTCAGAGGATAAATGGAGAAAAAAGTTATTGAAAAGTATTGAAATGGCATACAAAAAGTCACCCTTTTTCGACAAAGTATTCCCAATAGTTGTTAGAAGTATCAATAATAAAGAAACGAACCTTTCAAAGTTTATAATAAATTCATTGAAAGAAGTTATTGATTACCTTGATTTGACCACTGCTATTGTTTATAGCTCAAAAGGTTATAATAATCAAGATCTTAGCGGTCAGGATCGGATTATCGATATTTGCAAAAAGGAAGGCTGTGATCATTATATAAATCCAATAAATGGCCGTTTATTGTATGATAAAAAACGATTTGATAATGAAAGAATGAAACTAAATTTTATTAGCACAGGAGAATTACAGTATAATCAATATTCAAAAGACTTTGTCCCTTACCTTTCCATTATCGATGTTATGATGTTTAATAAAAAGTCAATTATTAAAGATCTTTTAGAAGAATATGAATTGGTTTAA
- a CDS encoding DegT/DnrJ/EryC1/StrS family aminotransferase, whose amino-acid sequence MIPVTKPYLPSKEKFKKYVDDIWKRQWLTNNGPLVNEFELLLKEYLKVEHLAYVGNGTIALQIAIKALELKGEIITTPFSYVATSSSIVWEQCKPIYVDISPETFNIDPSKIEESITHKTSAILATHCFGNPCDIESIEKIANKHKLKVIYDAAHCFGTNYKGKSILEYGDLSTLSLHATKIMHSTEGGLIVTRHPEILKKVAFMRNFGHSGPTTFHGLGINGKNSEFHAAMGLCVLEDIDLILESRKEQSKYYDMILKPLVYKKQQIESSCDYNFSYYPILLNDEQEVLEIKKVLEEAEIFPRRYFYPSLSKLDYVTQKETPISDDISSRILCLPLYHDLTKEEQDMISRLMQRTQKYGL is encoded by the coding sequence TTGATTCCGGTGACCAAACCATATTTACCATCAAAAGAAAAATTTAAAAAATATGTTGATGACATATGGAAAAGACAGTGGCTAACCAATAATGGTCCACTGGTCAATGAATTTGAGCTTCTTTTAAAAGAATATCTGAAAGTCGAACACCTGGCATATGTTGGCAATGGGACAATAGCACTTCAAATTGCTATTAAAGCCCTTGAACTAAAGGGTGAAATAATTACCACACCTTTCTCCTACGTTGCCACTTCCAGCAGTATTGTTTGGGAGCAATGCAAACCAATTTATGTTGATATTTCTCCGGAAACCTTCAATATAGACCCTAGTAAAATAGAAGAGTCTATCACCCATAAAACATCAGCAATACTGGCAACACATTGCTTTGGAAATCCATGTGACATTGAATCAATAGAAAAAATTGCCAATAAGCATAAGCTAAAAGTAATTTATGATGCGGCGCATTGTTTTGGTACAAATTATAAAGGAAAGTCTATTCTTGAATACGGCGATCTAAGTACCCTAAGTCTTCATGCAACTAAAATAATGCATTCAACAGAAGGAGGATTGATCGTTACAAGACATCCGGAAATTCTTAAAAAAGTAGCTTTTATGAGGAACTTTGGTCATTCAGGACCAACAACTTTTCATGGACTCGGTATCAATGGTAAAAACTCTGAATTTCACGCTGCCATGGGGCTTTGTGTTCTCGAGGATATAGACTTGATTCTTGAAAGTCGCAAAGAACAGTCAAAATATTATGATATGATATTAAAACCTCTTGTTTATAAAAAACAGCAAATTGAGAGTTCTTGTGATTACAATTTTTCTTATTATCCTATACTGTTAAACGATGAACAAGAAGTTCTAGAAATAAAAAAAGTTCTTGAAGAAGCTGAAATTTTTCCACGTCGATACTTCTACCCTTCGCTTTCCAAATTAGATTATGTAACTCAAAAGGAAACCCCAATATCTGATGATATTTCTTCACGGATTCTCTGTCTTCCTTTATATCACGATTTGACGAAGGAAGAACAGGATATGATCTCAAGATTAATGCAAAGAACACAAAAATACGGTTTGTGA
- a CDS encoding sulfotransferase domain-containing protein, with product MIPSKQKREKINNYFVQFGYHTKPSFLIVGAQKAGTSALFQYLSSHSEIIAPPIKEMGYFSNDSLYKLRGHYYYHTNFPKPHQINKNQITFEATPEYLYHPECAKRIFNYDPKIKIIILLREPVSRAYSAWTMYHNFHLSRNHFKLEDKRTFEEAIQNELMNIESVNWYRDPYGYLRRGIYYDQVNNYLKVFPKDQIMILESNYYKLNVELVHKEILNFIGIDNKQKLRASNMNERKYHLKINSDTGAILKNLFKPYNEKLFNLIGQEFDWNKN from the coding sequence ATGATCCCTTCCAAACAAAAACGCGAAAAAATCAATAATTATTTCGTTCAATTTGGATACCACACAAAACCATCCTTTCTAATTGTAGGTGCACAAAAGGCAGGAACATCAGCTTTGTTTCAATATCTGTCTTCACATTCAGAAATCATAGCTCCTCCGATTAAGGAAATGGGCTATTTTTCAAACGATTCATTATATAAACTGAGGGGTCATTATTATTACCATACTAATTTTCCAAAACCTCATCAAATCAATAAAAATCAGATTACATTTGAAGCAACACCTGAGTATTTATACCATCCTGAATGTGCAAAAAGAATCTTTAATTATGATCCAAAAATTAAAATTATAATTTTATTGAGAGAGCCCGTTTCAAGGGCTTATTCAGCTTGGACAATGTATCATAATTTTCACCTGTCAAGGAATCATTTTAAACTAGAGGATAAGCGTACTTTTGAAGAGGCAATTCAAAATGAACTAATGAATATTGAATCAGTAAATTGGTATCGCGATCCATACGGCTATTTAAGAAGAGGAATTTATTATGATCAGGTAAATAATTATTTGAAGGTTTTTCCAAAAGATCAAATAATGATATTGGAAAGTAATTATTACAAATTAAACGTCGAGTTAGTTCATAAAGAAATTTTAAATTTTATTGGAATTGATAATAAACAAAAACTGCGTGCCTCAAATATGAATGAAAGAAAGTATCATTTAAAAATTAATTCTGATACGGGAGCCATTCTTAAAAATTTATTTAAACCATACAATGAAAAACTATTCAATTTAATTGGACAAGAATTTGATTGGAATAAAAACTAA
- a CDS encoding sulfotransferase — translation MPIINVLYRVRLLKKCSAFIIGAQKSGTTELFETLKDHPQIITSFNKEVHFFSSEHKYLNQGVSWYYKQFPKISFWSSKILLEATPSYLFFPKALERLKKYNPNAKIIVLLRNPVKRAYSAWNMFSNLYKDEGREKKLLETRPFEVAIDNELNKVQDTMNIHFYLDKGIYINQILNLFKIFDRDQILILESEKYWQNKKKFNLLICEFLDVTPFDFVEKNKKQKAKGSYQYEISKETHKKLIDFYSPYNKRLSELIGEDFNW, via the coding sequence ATGCCAATTATTAATGTCTTATACAGAGTTAGGTTGTTAAAAAAATGTTCAGCATTTATTATAGGCGCTCAGAAATCGGGGACTACAGAATTATTTGAAACACTAAAAGATCATCCACAAATAATTACTTCATTTAATAAAGAAGTTCACTTTTTCTCTTCTGAACATAAATATTTAAATCAAGGTGTCAGTTGGTATTATAAACAATTCCCTAAAATTTCTTTTTGGTCTTCAAAAATTCTTTTAGAAGCTACTCCATCTTACTTGTTTTTTCCTAAAGCATTAGAACGATTAAAAAAATATAATCCAAATGCGAAGATAATTGTATTACTAAGAAATCCTGTCAAAAGAGCCTATTCAGCTTGGAATATGTTTTCAAATTTATATAAAGACGAAGGTCGAGAAAAAAAATTATTGGAGACCAGGCCATTTGAAGTAGCAATAGATAATGAATTAAACAAAGTACAAGACACTATGAATATACATTTTTATCTTGACAAAGGAATTTACATTAATCAGATTTTAAATCTTTTTAAAATTTTTGATAGGGATCAAATATTGATATTGGAAAGTGAAAAATATTGGCAGAATAAAAAGAAATTTAACCTATTAATTTGTGAATTTCTAGATGTTACACCATTTGATTTTGTTGAAAAAAATAAAAAGCAAAAAGCAAAAGGCTCATATCAGTATGAAATTTCTAAGGAGACTCATAAAAAATTAATAGATTTTTATTCTCCTTACAATAAGAGATTATCAGAATTAATTGGTGAAGATTTTAATTGGTGA
- a CDS encoding ABC transporter ATP-binding protein has product MTNSNIVISVKNISKRYRLGTHEKADTFAGHIKNAITYPLRNLRRIMRLSSFKDGEDDTIFWALKDISFEVKKGEVLGIIGHNGAGKSTLLKILSRITPPSGGEIEIKGRVSSLLEVGTGFHPELSGRDNIYMNGTILGMTKREIDSKLDEIIDFAGVHKHIDTPVKFYSSGMKVRLGFSVAAHLEPEILIIDEVLAVGDAEFQKKCLGKMEDISGQGRTVLFVSHNMNAVKSLCPKALLLKNGNLVFKGESEAVVDRYLSINKIGDSKYLFDEEGDLKEDFIKINSLQIHSEDHNLTNHFPMDKNILILLEFEFLQKPSNDFGFTLQFKNERGDILFVTSSRNIQFQKFNTGNHKIQCTIPSPFFNEGEFSVNFHIVKFGMETRLLKKYIDVVFFRIGPPNQKLGEWMGKSKGWLKPQFNWEEISEDANY; this is encoded by the coding sequence ATGACTAATTCCAATATTGTAATTTCTGTCAAAAATATAAGCAAACGCTATCGCTTAGGAACTCATGAAAAGGCCGACACTTTTGCAGGCCATATTAAAAATGCGATTACTTACCCCTTGCGTAACCTTAGACGGATTATGCGATTGAGTTCTTTCAAGGATGGGGAAGACGATACCATTTTTTGGGCTTTGAAAGATATTAGTTTTGAAGTCAAAAAAGGTGAGGTGCTGGGAATCATTGGGCATAATGGGGCTGGGAAGAGTACCCTATTAAAAATTTTAAGCCGAATAACACCACCGAGCGGCGGAGAGATTGAAATTAAAGGCAGAGTTTCTTCACTGCTGGAAGTTGGAACAGGCTTTCACCCTGAGCTTAGTGGCCGCGATAATATCTATATGAACGGGACCATATTGGGGATGACCAAAAGGGAGATCGATTCAAAACTGGATGAAATCATTGATTTTGCCGGTGTGCACAAACACATAGATACCCCTGTTAAATTTTACTCCAGCGGAATGAAAGTTCGTTTGGGGTTTAGTGTAGCAGCACACCTTGAACCCGAAATCTTAATTATAGACGAAGTACTGGCAGTAGGTGATGCAGAATTTCAGAAAAAATGTCTTGGTAAAATGGAAGATATTTCCGGGCAAGGCAGAACCGTACTATTTGTAAGCCATAACATGAATGCGGTTAAATCTTTATGCCCGAAGGCGTTATTGCTAAAAAATGGCAATCTTGTGTTCAAGGGTGAGTCTGAAGCAGTGGTAGATCGTTACTTATCCATCAATAAAATTGGTGATTCAAAGTATTTATTTGATGAGGAAGGAGATCTAAAGGAAGACTTTATTAAAATAAATTCACTTCAAATTCATTCTGAAGATCATAACTTAACAAATCATTTTCCAATGGACAAGAATATATTGATTTTGCTTGAATTTGAATTTCTTCAAAAGCCATCAAATGATTTTGGATTTACATTACAATTCAAGAATGAGAGAGGAGATATTCTATTTGTAACTAGTTCAAGAAATATTCAATTCCAAAAATTCAATACTGGCAATCATAAGATCCAATGTACAATACCTTCCCCATTTTTTAATGAAGGAGAATTTTCAGTTAATTTTCATATCGTAAAATTTGGGATGGAAACGAGGTTGTTGAAAAAATATATAGATGTCGTTTTTTTTAGGATTGGCCCTCCAAACCAAAAATTAGGAGAATGGATGGGGAAATCAAAAGGTTGGTTAAAGCCACAGTTTAATTGGGAAGAAATAAGTGAGGATGCCAATTATTAA